Genomic DNA from Halobaculum sp. MBLA0147:
CGCGAGCGAGGGGACGGAGGCGGCCGCCGAGGAGACGGACGACGCCGACGAGACGACGCCGGCGGAGTCCGACGAGGCGGCGACGGGGGAGACGGACGCCGAGGAGGAGTCCGGGACGGACACCGCGCCGGAGGTCGAACTGAGCGTCTACCAGGTGTCCGTCCGTGTCACGGGCAGCAGCGACGACGACCTCGACACCGTCGAGGAGTCGGCCCGTGGACTCGTCGACCACCTCGTCGACCGCGCTGTCGAACTCGAAGACGAACCCGACGGTCGTGGACTCGGGTGACGACGAGCGGGTGTCGTCACCGGGCTGTGGGCGCCACCCCCTTCGACCGATCGGCGTCCACACGCCGTCGGCTGTGAGGATCTCCCACGCTTTAGGCGAACCTAAACACTCAAGTACGGGCGTCGGTACCGGCCGGTATGGACGGTACGAACGCGCAGACGGGGGAATCGGCGGCAGGCGCCGCGTCGGGGGGATCGCCGGCGGGTGACGACGAGTACACGTTCGACGACCTCGCGGTCGTGATGGGGGCGTACAACGAGGAGGAGGCCATCGGCGCGGTGCTGGACGACGTGGCCGCGGTGACGGACGACCGCGCCGAGGTCGTCGTCGTCGACTCCTCGACGGATCGGACGCCGGAGATCGCCCGCGAGAAGGGGGCGACGGTGATCGAACAGCCGCCGCGCGGCTACGGCGAGGCGGTCCGCGAGGCGGTGCTCGCGCCGGATCGGCCGGTCGTCGTGACCACGGACTGTGACGACACGTACCCGATGGAGGCGCTGCCAGAGTTCTTGGACCGGATCAACCAGGGGTACGACGTGGTGTCGGGCGACCGGATCTACCACGGTGCGGAGGCGATGCCGGCGTTCAACCGCCTCGGCAACGTCGCGTTCGCGCTGTTGTCGTCGCTGTTGTTGGGCGAGCGCGTCCACGACGTGACCACCGGGATGCGGGCGTACCGCCGCGAGCTGCTCCACGAGATCGAGTGGACGGAGAACACCGGGCTGTCGGCGGAACTGTTGCTCCGCCCGGTCGCCCGGGGGTACGACGTGATCGAGGAGCCGATCGCCTACCGCGAGCGTGCCGGCGAGACGACGTTGGACCCACTGGCCGGCGGTGCCGCTATCGCGAAGTCGATCCTCCGCGTCGGCTACGAGGAACGCTTCGAGTAGCGAGGCTCCGGCGGGTCGGTGGACGGAGTCGGCGTGGGTGGTGCCGTGGGACGACGTCTGAGGGTGTCGTCGTACTATCTCAGTCGCACGTGCGGCACGAGTGGAGTGACGGTTCAGAGGATGTCGCCGATCCGACGCGGTTCCGACGAGAAGTCCGGGTCCTCCTCGACCATCCGGAGCACGTCGTGGTCGGTCGCGTCGACGTAGCGTTGCTGTGTCGCCTCCTCGACGAGTTCCTTCTCCAGTCGGAACTCCGTCCCCTCGTACTCTACGTCCACGCCGTCTTCGTCGAAACTGAGCGCAGTCACACCACGTCGTTCGTGGAGCAGTCTGAAGTGTGGCTCGGTCGGGGGGAGCCGCGGGCAGCCACCGGGTGACCGAACGTGCCACCGAGGCCGCTACTCCAGCCGGTACGTCGGCCCGTCGTCGCCGTCCTCGACGCGCACGCCGGCGTCGGCGAGCGCGTCTCGGAGGTCGTCGGCCCGCTCGTAGTTGCCGGCGTCTCGCTCTCGCTCGCGCACGTCCAACACGAGTTCGACGAGGTCCTCGACCAGCTCCACGTCGCCGCCGTCGCTCTCGTCGGCACCCAGCGAGAGCCCGAACACCTCCCCGCCGAGCGCCTCGAACGTCTCGACCGCACGCCGCAGCCCGCGATAGTCGTACGCCGTCTCTCCGTCCGCCGACACGTCGTCGCTCGCGTCGCCGTCGCCAGACCCGCCGTCCGCCGTTCCGTCGTCACCGCCCGCCACACCTCCTGTGTCGTCTGCGCTACTCTCGTCACCATCTGCCCCGTCGCCGTCGACGTGCCGGTGGACGGCACTCGCGAGGTCCAACAGCGCGTTGTACGCCGTCCGCACGTCCAAGTCGTCGTCCATCGCCGTCGCGAACCGCTCGCGACACTCGTCGACCGCCTCGCGGAGGTCGTCGTCGACGACACTCCCGAGTGCGCGAGCGTCGTCACACGCCGCGACCGCGGTGTCGTAGCCACGCCGGAGTCGCTCCCAGCGCCGTTCGGCCTCCGCCATCGCGTCCGTGGAGTACGTCTGTTCGCCGCGGTACTGCGCGCCGAGGTAGAAGGTTCGCACCACGTCCACCCCGTACTCCTCGAGGGCGTCCGAGACGGTGAAGAAGTTCCCCAGACTGGACGACATCTTGTCTTCGTCCGTCTGCAACAGGCCGACGTGGAGCCACGTCCGCGCGAACTCCGCGCCCGTGGCGGCCTCGCTCTGGGCGATCTCGTTCTCGTGGTGCGGGAAGACGAGGTCCCGTCCGCCCATGTGGACGTCCAGCGTGTCGCCGAGGTGTGTCGTCGACATCACGGAACACTCGACGTGCCACCCCGGCCGGCCCTCGCCCCACGGGGAGTCCCACGTCTGTCCCGACGGGAGCGACCCCTCGTGGTCGTGTTTCCGGTGTTCGCGGACGGCCTCTGGCGAGACCCCGCCGGCCTTCCACAGTGCGAAGTCCGAGGGGTTGCGCTTCTCCGAGCGCTCGTCGGCCTCGCTCTGTGCCTCCAATTCGTCGAGGGACTGGTTCGAGAGCGCGCCGTAGTCGTCGAAGCTGGTCACGTCGAAGTACACCGAGCCGTTCGCCTCGTAGGCGTAGCCGCGCTCGACCAGCGTCTCCACCAGCGAGACGATCTGCGGGACGTGCTCGGAGACGCGGGGGTACACCGCCGCACGCTTCAGGTTCAGGCCGCGCATGTCCGCCAGCACGGACTGGGTGAAGTGGCGTGCCACGTCCGCCTCCGTCTCCCACTCCTCGCGTTCGCCGACGCGGGCGGTGATCTTCTCGTTCACGTCGGTGACGTTCTCGACGTGGCGCACGTCGTAGCCGCGGTGCTCCAGCCAGCGGTGGAGCACGTCGGCGTGGAACCACAGCCGTGCGTGCCCGAGGTGGGCGTCGTCCGAGACCGTCAACCCGCACACGTACAGCAGGATCTCGTCGTCGTCTCCACCGGCCAACGCGACCCGCTCGCCACGGAGTGTGTCGGTCACGGACAGCGTCATCGGGCGACGGGTCGGTGCGCCGCCGAGTAAAACCCCCCGGAGTCGACACGTCTCCGGGGGCCGTCTCCGCGGTCTGCGGAACTGTCGCCGTCGCCGACGAGTGGCTGCGACGCTGGGAGACTACGCGAACACGGTCTCACTCGAACACGCCCTCGACGACTCGCAGTGCGTCGGCACCGGCGCGCCGTGGCACGGCGACCAGCAGTGCGTCGGTGGTGACGGCCGCCGCCACGAGGTCGATGTCGGCGGTGCGGAGGCGCCCCACCACTCGCTCGACCGCCGACGGCGCCACGTCGCCGGTCGCCAGGACGGCCGCGAGGTCGCCACGCCGCTGTCCAGTCGCCGCGGCGTCGACCAGTCTCCTCCCGCCGACCACGAGCAGTGGTTCGGGGGTGTCGTCGGACGCCACCGTCGTGTCGTCGAGACTACCGTCGTTCCCCTCGGACACCGTCGTGTCGTCGGGACTACCGTCGTTCCCCTCGGACGCCGCCGTAGTGTCGCCGCTCTCGTCCGCCCCGACGACGACGAGGTCGCGGTGGAGTCGCGCCCGTGCCTCGCCCGCGTCGCCCGGTGGCGACAGTTCCTCGGCGTACCGCCGGAGTGCGGCCGTCACGGCCTCCTGGCCGGCGTCGACCTCGAGTGTCGCCGCCGCCGCGGCGTAGTTGACCACCCCTGCCGCCAGCGCGTCGTGGAGGAACGGCCGCGCCCGGACCGCCTCGCGTGTGCGTTCCGCGACTGTCACGGTCGGTAGAGGCGTGCGGGTGAGCAAAGACCTACCGGAGCCGACGCGAGCCTGGGGAGGCGACGGGCGTCGTCCACGCTCGAGCACCCGGATGGGCCGACGACGGATCGACACGGGAGAGGGAACGTATCACACTCCGGACAGAACCCGGGTTCAGTAACCGACACGACAGAAATACCATTCAGCTTACACTTACGTGGGTGGCGTGCCAGTGTTCACTCGCATGTCGCACAGACAGTCCCCGCAGACGACACGGCTCTCCACCCGGACCGGGCAGACGACCCGTACTGCAGTCCCCGCCCCGCAGACGACACGGCCCTCCACCGCCTCGCAGACGACACGGCCCTCCACCGCCCCGCAGACGACACGGCCCTCCACCGCCCCGCAGACGACACGGCCCTCCACCGACGCTTCACGGGCGACGGCGACGTGGCGAGCGGACTCCCTCCGCGTCGACTCGCCGACGGACGTGTCGACGCGTGCGGTGGCGATCGCCGGGGTCCTCGCGGTCGGGGTCGCGGCAGCCGTCGCGGCGCCGCTCCCGACGGCGACGGCGCTGCTCGGACTCCTCGTCGGGACGCTCGTCGCTCGGCGCGACGAGATCGAGGCGAGAGTCCGAGCGATCGCTCGCACGCGGACTGACGACCCCATCGACGCTCCGGCGGGACTCGACGTGTGACCGAACCGCCCGCCGTCGTCGACCCGACGATTCCCGGACAGTCGGCCGCTCCGAAGCCCTCAAGACTCGTCCGGCCCTGCTCGTGTGTATGACACAAGCGCTCGTGTTGGTCGCACACGGCTCTCACCTCAACCCCGACTCGAGCACGCCGACGTACGAGCACGCGGACACGATCCGCGAGACGGGCGTGTTCGACGAGGTGGCGACCGGCTTCTGGAAGGAGGAGCCGAGTCTCCGGGAGGTGCTCCGCACCGTCGAGAGCGACGAGGTGTACGTCGTCCCGCTGTTCGTCTCGGAGGGGTACTTCACCGAGCAGGTGATCCCTCGCGAACTCCGCCTGGACGGCTGGGACGTGGCCGACTGGGAGTCGGACGGGATCAGTGCCGACGTGGCAACCTACACCGCGACGGACACCGGCCAGACGGTCCACTACTGTGGCCCGGTCGGCACCCACCGCACGATGACGGACGTGATCGTCCGCCGCGCCGAGACGGTGACCGGCGACCCGGACGTGGGCGAGGGGTTCGGACTCGCGGTCGTCGGCCACGGCACCGAACGCAACGAGAACTCCGCGAAGGCGATCCAGTACCACGCCGACCGCGTCCGGGAGTTGGACCGCTTCGACGAGGTGCGGGACCTCTACATGGACGAGGACCCCGAGGTCGACGACGTGGCGGAGTTCTTCGAGACGGACGACGTGGTGCTCGTGCCACTGTTCATCGCCGACGGCTACCACACGGAGGAGGACATCCCCGAGGACGTGGGGCTCACGGACGACTACCGCGAGGGGTACGACGTGCCGGCGACCGTCGGCGGGCGTCGGATCTGGTACGCCGGTGCCGTCGGGACGGAGCCGCTGTTGGCCGACGTGGCACTCGAACGCGCCGCCGACGCCGGTGCCGACGTGGGTGACGCCGTCGCCGACGTCCGCGAGGCGACACGCGTCGTGGAGGCGGCCGCGGACGACGAACCGGCCGCAGGGGACGACGGTGAGGCGGTCACGGAGAGTGACGACGGCGAGGCGGTCGCCGACGGCGGTCGCCCGACGGCTGCGGCAGCCGGCACCGAGCGAGACGACACCACGGCCGAGGAGGCGGGCGAGTAGATGCACGACGGACAGTTCGACGCCCTCGTCGCGGCCGCGAGCGACGCGGGCGTCCCGGCCGCCGCGCCGGGTGTCGACTTCGACGGGCTCCGCGTCGAGCGGACGGCCGAGGGGTTCACGTTCGAGACGCCAGCGACGACCGCGACCGGGCTCGACCGCGCACAGTTGCGCGAACACGCCGCCGACTCCCCGTACGTCACCAACTGGTACTTCTGGCAGTGGACGGTTCGGAACCCGGAGAGTCCGCGTCGCGCCTTCTGTCGTCGCCTGGAGGGCGCACCCATCGAGACCGGTGTCGACCACGGTGACGACTCAGAGAGCGGCGACGCGAAAGACGACACTGAGAGCGACGTGGAGGGCGACGATCTGTCGGTCGACACCGACGACCACGACGGGGCCGTCGACACACCCGCTGGCGAGACGCACGGCGTGCCCGAGCGGTACGACGTCCTGGCGGACGGCGCGGTGACCGAGTGGGGGCAGTTGCGGATCGAGGCGCGGCTCGCCGCCGACGGCGAGCGCGTCTACGAGGTGCGACACGTCGACGACGCCGAGACGGACCGGGCGGCGCTGACCACACACGAGGACCCCCTCGACGCCCGCGAGGTCGCCAAGACGGACGAGCGGGATCGCTACCGGCCGCTGAAGACGGCCCCGACGTTGCAGTCCGGGTGGGTATTCCCGGACCTCGGGTGGCGCGAGGTCGCCCAGACCGTCGAGACGTTCTACCCCGCCACGGTGGCCAACTGGTACCGCGAGCGGCGCGGGGAGTTGGACGTGGACCACTGGCGCGACACCGTGAGCCGTCAGACCGGCATCTACGGCGTCGTGAAGACGTGGGACCGCGGCGAGGGTCACGAGCACGTGAACTGGGTCGCCGAGAGCTGTTGTGACGACTCGCAGTGTCTCAAGCGCCGCGAGTGGCAGTACGACGACGAGACGGAACTGGCGGTCGACGGTGGTGACGGTCAGTTCCCGTGTCGCGAGCCGTGTTCCGTCGTGATCACCGCCGCGCGGAAGTGGACGCGACTGGAGAGCGAGCAACCTCGAACCTACGAGCTCGAGTTGACTCCCAGCGAGAAGGAGCAACTGGAGGCGGTGATCGACGCCGTCGCGGACGGCCGCGCCGACGAGATCCGCGAGGCCGACGTGAAAGACGACGCCAACCGGTACAGGACGCGGTTCCTCCGCGCGAAACTGTTCGACGACGACGGCAACCTCGCAGGCGTGCCGACGGAGCCAGACGAGGCGGAGTGACGAGCGGGGAGACACGTCACGCGGAGACCCCGGTGCCCGTCTCAGTCAGAAGACTCTGGTGCCCGTCTCGGCCAGACGACCCCGGCGCCCGTCTCGGCCAGACGACCCCGGCGCCCGTCCCGGTCAGAAGACTCCGACGCCGAGCGCGAACGCCCACTCCTGGCCGCCGAGTGCGAGAAACACCAGCGAGGCACCCAGCAACTCGACGTTCTTCGTGAAGTTCGTGAACTCCGACTGCCGTTCGGCGTCGGAGACCGCCCAGAAGTCGTGCATCGTCGGCGTCGCGACGACGAAGAACGTCGCCAGCGTACCCGCCGCGAGTACCGGGTAGACGCCGAGGAGGACGCCGAGCCCGCCGAGCACCAGCATCGCGCCGCTGGCGATCACCCCGAACCCGGGGGCAGGGATCCCCTTCGAGGCCGCGTAGCCGGTCATCTGGTCGGCGTTCAGGAAGTGGTTGAGCCCCGCGAACGCGAGGAACCCCCCGAACGCGACGCGTCCGACCAACAGGAGCACGCCCCCGAGTCCGGCGTCGACGGTCACGTGCCCGTCACCCCCGTCGTCGGGCTCGCGTCGGTCCACGGACGGTACGCCGCTCGTTCGACGGTCGTCGCTGTCGTCACGTCACCCCGTACGGCCCGGCCCCGAATAAGTGTCAGCTAACATAGATGTTACTCGTGGACGCGAGTGTCGGCCGGTTGCGTCGGTGTCACCGGGTGTCGGATGCGTCGCTCCGAGTGTGCGTGACATCGCTGCGGGCGTCGACGGCGGCGGGTCGACCGCGGACTACCCGGCCGCGAGGATGTAGCCGGCGGCGGCGACGGCGACCACCACGGCGAATGCGCCGCCGAGGACGACCACGCTGTCGACCCAGACGGCCAGCGCCAGCGCGAGGACGACGACCGCCGCCGCGAACCCACCGACCAACAGGGTCCCCGTCGCGGGACTCGACCCGTCGGCGACGGCCGTTCGTACCGACTCGACCACGGCGGTCGGGGTGGCGCCGGACCCGCCACCGCCTCGCCCACTGCCGGACCCACCACCACCACCACTCGCCGCCGCCGACGCGCCGCCGGGCGACGCCGTGCCGTTCCCACGGCCGGCGGACGCCGCCACACCGCCGCCCGTGGTCGCACCTCCGGAGCCACCGGTGTCACTCCCGACGACGGACTCGCCGGCACTCCCGGCGACCGCTCTGTCGGTTCGGCCAGTCGTTCCGTCGTCCGGGTCGATGGTGACCGCGACCGTCTCCTCGACGGAGCCGTGGCCGGTGACGACCGTGAGCGCGCCCTCGACCGGTTCCGACAGGTCCGCGACCGGCACGTCGACCACGAGCCGTGCGCCCGGATCGAGGTAGTGGTTCGACCCGGTCGTCTCCGCGACACGACCCAACGCGTCGTCGAACCGTAGGTGGACGTGGACCGGCGAGTCGTCGTTCGTCAACTCCACACGGAAGTCTCCCGTCGCGGTGAACTGGTCGGGTGCGGTGACGCCGTTGAGTCGTTCGCGGTTGAGCGCGACCGCCAACGCGTCGGGAGCCGTTCCGGGTGTCCGGGACACGCGTGACGCTACTCCACCACTCGGCAAAAAGGTTCGTCCCCCGTCGCGGTCGTCACCTCGTCGTACTCGGTGCGTTCGTGCCGCCCGTCCGTCGTCGTAGTCGTGACCCCGCCGCCTCCCGTGTCAGGCCGCCTCCTCGCGCATGTCCGGCGGGAGGAGGTTCGGGATCCCGTCCTCGATGGGGTACGCCTCGCCACACTCGACACAGACCAGGTCGCCGGCGACGACCTCGCCGTCCTCGCGCCGCTCGTCTTCGAGCTCGAGGTCGCTCTTGTCGACCGGACAACAGACGATGTCCAGCAGGGACTCGTTCATCACCCGTGTGGTGGACGGGGCGGATCAAAAGCCTACGGTTTCGGCGACTCGGCGTCTCACTCGCGTCGCGCACGTACGTCCCGGCACGCTCCGTCTGCATCCACGTGCCCACTACCCTACCCACACCCACGTCCAGGCGACGGCGAGTCCGACAGCCAGCGAGACCATCGCCGCGACGGCGGGGACCGGTGACTCCCGGCGCGTGTACGTCCGCACCGCGACCGCGGCAGGAGCGGCGGCCAGCAGGTGAGCGACGAGTACCGGTGTCGGGATCCCGACGAGCCGGTGGACGACGACCACACTCCCGAGGTACGCGACGACCACGACGACGGCGAGTCGCCACAGCGTCACCGGTGCCAGCCGCGTCGCCAGCGTCCGCTTGCCGACGGCGGCGTCGCCGTCTCGGTCCGGCCACGTCGTCGCCAGCAGACTCAGACACGTCACGAGTGTGAACGGGACGAACGCGACGAGTGAGAGCGACCCGGGCGTCGTCACCGTCGCGGCGCCAGTCACGGGCAACAGCCACGCGCCCAACAGCGCGTTCGTCGGGATCGCGAGCCCGCGCCACGCCAACTCGGCCGGCGGCAACGAGTACTGGACGCCACCGACGAACAACACCCCCAACAGAACCAGTGCCCGCGGCGGTGTCCCGAGCGCGACGGCGACCAGTCCGGCCGGAACGACGGCGACGCCAGCGGCGAGTGTCGCACCACGGGCGACGGCCCGCGGGAGTCCAGCCGCGTGGAGTGCACCACTTCCGCCGGAGAACGTCGAGCCTCGCGAGAGCGCGTCCGTCTCGTAGTCCGCGTACTCGTTGGCGTAGTGGACGGTCGCCGTGATCGCGAGCAACGCCACGCCGCCGCCGACGATCTGTGCCGCCGCCCACGACGACCCCCCGAGGGCGCTCGCCGGGGCGAGGTCGGCTTCGACGGCGCCGACGACCGCGCCGGTGA
This window encodes:
- a CDS encoding dolichyl-phosphate hexose transferase, encoding MGAYNEEEAIGAVLDDVAAVTDDRAEVVVVDSSTDRTPEIAREKGATVIEQPPRGYGEAVREAVLAPDRPVVVTTDCDDTYPMEALPEFLDRINQGYDVVSGDRIYHGAEAMPAFNRLGNVAFALLSSLLLGERVHDVTTGMRAYRRELLHEIEWTENTGLSAELLLRPVARGYDVIEEPIAYRERAGETTLDPLAGGAAIAKSILRVGYEERFE
- a CDS encoding DUF5800 family protein; translation: MTALSFDEDGVDVEYEGTEFRLEKELVEEATQQRYVDATDHDVLRMVEEDPDFSSEPRRIGDIL
- the cysS gene encoding cysteine--tRNA ligase, coding for MTLSVTDTLRGERVALAGGDDDEILLYVCGLTVSDDAHLGHARLWFHADVLHRWLEHRGYDVRHVENVTDVNEKITARVGEREEWETEADVARHFTQSVLADMRGLNLKRAAVYPRVSEHVPQIVSLVETLVERGYAYEANGSVYFDVTSFDDYGALSNQSLDELEAQSEADERSEKRNPSDFALWKAGGVSPEAVREHRKHDHEGSLPSGQTWDSPWGEGRPGWHVECSVMSTTHLGDTLDVHMGGRDLVFPHHENEIAQSEAATGAEFARTWLHVGLLQTDEDKMSSSLGNFFTVSDALEEYGVDVVRTFYLGAQYRGEQTYSTDAMAEAERRWERLRRGYDTAVAACDDARALGSVVDDDLREAVDECRERFATAMDDDLDVRTAYNALLDLASAVHRHVDGDGADGDESSADDTGGVAGGDDGTADGGSGDGDASDDVSADGETAYDYRGLRRAVETFEALGGEVFGLSLGADESDGGDVELVEDLVELVLDVRERERDAGNYERADDLRDALADAGVRVEDGDDGPTYRLE
- a CDS encoding CbiX/SirB N-terminal domain-containing protein, with the translated sequence MTQALVLVAHGSHLNPDSSTPTYEHADTIRETGVFDEVATGFWKEEPSLREVLRTVESDEVYVVPLFVSEGYFTEQVIPRELRLDGWDVADWESDGISADVATYTATDTGQTVHYCGPVGTHRTMTDVIVRRAETVTGDPDVGEGFGLAVVGHGTERNENSAKAIQYHADRVRELDRFDEVRDLYMDEDPEVDDVAEFFETDDVVLVPLFIADGYHTEEDIPEDVGLTDDYREGYDVPATVGGRRIWYAGAVGTEPLLADVALERAADAGADVGDAVADVREATRVVEAAADDEPAAGDDGEAVTESDDGEAVADGGRPTAAAAGTERDDTTAEEAGE
- a CDS encoding DR2241 family protein; translated protein: MHDGQFDALVAAASDAGVPAAAPGVDFDGLRVERTAEGFTFETPATTATGLDRAQLREHAADSPYVTNWYFWQWTVRNPESPRRAFCRRLEGAPIETGVDHGDDSESGDAKDDTESDVEGDDLSVDTDDHDGAVDTPAGETHGVPERYDVLADGAVTEWGQLRIEARLAADGERVYEVRHVDDAETDRAALTTHEDPLDAREVAKTDERDRYRPLKTAPTLQSGWVFPDLGWREVAQTVETFYPATVANWYRERRGELDVDHWRDTVSRQTGIYGVVKTWDRGEGHEHVNWVAESCCDDSQCLKRREWQYDDETELAVDGGDGQFPCREPCSVVITAARKWTRLESEQPRTYELELTPSEKEQLEAVIDAVADGRADEIREADVKDDANRYRTRFLRAKLFDDDGNLAGVPTEPDEAE
- a CDS encoding DoxX family protein → MTVDAGLGGVLLLVGRVAFGGFLAFAGLNHFLNADQMTGYAASKGIPAPGFGVIASGAMLVLGGLGVLLGVYPVLAAGTLATFFVVATPTMHDFWAVSDAERQSEFTNFTKNVELLGASLVFLALGGQEWAFALGVGVF
- a CDS encoding methytransferase partner Trm112, giving the protein MNESLLDIVCCPVDKSDLELEDERREDGEVVAGDLVCVECGEAYPIEDGIPNLLPPDMREEAA
- a CDS encoding prenyltransferase, whose translation is MSDTLDRDASDESPDTDRSRATAADGGDGEASVDERPATLAGTLRERSPLVVAVACWRMVRPDQVALICLLYVTGAVVGAVEADLAPASALGGSSWAAAQIVGGGVALLAITATVHYANEYADYETDALSRGSTFSGGSGALHAAGLPRAVARGATLAAGVAVVPAGLVAVALGTPPRALVLLGVLFVGGVQYSLPPAELAWRGLAIPTNALLGAWLLPVTGAATVTTPGSLSLVAFVPFTLVTCLSLLATTWPDRDGDAAVGKRTLATRLAPVTLWRLAVVVVVAYLGSVVVVHRLVGIPTPVLVAHLLAAAPAAVAVRTYTRRESPVPAVAAMVSLAVGLAVAWTWVWVG